From one Anopheles bellator chromosome 1, idAnoBellAS_SP24_06.2, whole genome shotgun sequence genomic stretch:
- the LOC131206553 gene encoding stromal membrane-associated protein 1 encodes MSRKNESERQKQIQEKCQILLTKMLRDDDNKYCVDCDAKGPRWASWNLGVFLCIRCAGIHRNLGVHISRVKSVNLDSWTPEQVVSLEQMGNSRARAVYEAMVPDGFRRPQTDSALESFIRAKYEHKKYLAREWVPPPPPKVDWDREIDEEIERQKRKKKTSSTATGTGSGGGLSLSSPLGPGTEKKSTASSNASSGGTSGGSSSVPKLKAPASSLKSSSRNSSSSEGGATQSSSAANSSDAAGTVAAVNSSAGADLLGLSLGEGSTNSITATSKSANGVAAVSANNNGLDLLERTNAATDDLAKAEADFFNQSSGTGIGADTGGKLTKDKIMALYGSAPASAGASGGGFSSVAGFGGFQQTVGSTFPPAASAAAVGFNNGPTSAFGAFQTFPVAAVGGMNGAPGGQYMMGGGVPHGQMIYNNMANGAGAAAGMVPPSMFPPQPQAVHAHGMIPPFGAMPPYGTNNLIHQQHPVNSQHQQQSVMGHFPNMGAVPIGMQQPPVVGGVPAFATFPKSVPQQQSQPATSDKLSNQFGTMSMRDVWQ; translated from the coding sequence ATGAGCAGAAAGAATGAATCGGAAAGACAGAAGCAGATACAAGAAAAATGTCAAATACTTCTTACCAAGATGCTCCGGGATGACGACAACAAGTACTGTGTCGACTGTGACGCGAAAGGGCCACGGTGGGCTTCCTGGAATTTGGGAGTTTTCCTTTGCATCCGATGCGCCGGCATTCATCGGAATCTGGGCGTACATATAAGCCGGGTGAAGTCGGTCAATCTGGACAGCTGGACACCGGAGCAGGTGGTCTCACTGGAACAGATGGGCAACTCCCGGGCCCGTGCCGTATACGAAGCGATGGTTCCGGATGGTTTCAGGCGCCCCCAAACTGATTCTGCCTTGGAGAGCTTCATCCGTGCAAAGTACGAACACAAAAAGTATTTGGCCCGCGAATGGGttcctccaccgccaccgaaggtGGATTGGGATCGTGAGATTGACGAAGAAATTGAGCGACAGAAGCGCAAGAAAAAGACTTCCTCGACCGCAACTGGAACTGGATCTGGCGGTGGCCTTTCACTGTCCTCACCACTGGGACCAGGCACCGAGAAAAAGAGTACGGCATCCAGCAACGCATCTTCCGGAGGGACCTCGGGCGGATCATCGTCTGTGCCAAAGTTGAAagcaccagccagcagcctgAAATCGTCCAGCCGGAATTCATCTTCGTCCGAAGGTGGTGCGACGCAATCGTCCAGCGCGGCCAACAGTAGTGACGCAgccggaacggtggccgcggtcaACTCCAGTGCCGGAGCAGATCTACTGGGGCTGTCGTTGGGTGAAGGAAGTACGAACAGTATTACCGCAACGAGCAAGTCGGCCAACGGTGTCGCTGCTGTGTCGGCGAACAATAACGGGTTGGATTTATTGGAACGAACAAACGCAGCCACGGACGATTTGGCCAAAGCGGAAGCcgatttttttaatcaatcaagCGGGACGGGTATCGGAGCGGACACAGGTGGAAAGCTGACGAAGGATAAAATCATGGCCCTGTATGGGTCGGCCCCGGCTTCGGCGGGAGCGAGTGGAGGAGGTTTTAGTAGCGTCGCaggtttcggtggctttcAGCAGACCGTCGGCAGCACATTCCCCCCGGCAGCAAGTGCCGCAGCGGTCGGATTCAACAATGGACCGACGAGTGCGTTTGGGGCATTTCAGACGTTTCCGGTTGCCGCAGTTGGTGGTATGAACGGTGCACCTGGTGGCCAGTACATGATGGGTGGCGGAGTACCGCACGGGCAGATGATATACAACAACATGGCAAATGGAGCGGGAGCGGCCGCTGGTATGGTTCCGCCGTCCATGTTCCCTCCACAACCGCAGGCGGTGCACGCACACGGGATGATTCCGCCATTCGGTGCAATGCCACCGTACGGGACGAATAATCTTATCCACCAACAACATCCCGTTAAttcgcagcaccagcagcaatcgGTGATGGGCCATTTCCCGAACATGGGAGCAGTTCCCATCGGAATGCAGCAaccaccggtggtcggtggagTCCCGGCTTTTGCTACTTTTCCTAAATCCGTCCCGCAGCAACAGTCACAACCTGCCACCAGTGACAAGCTAAGCAATCAATTCGGCACGATGAGCATGCGCGACGTGTGGCAATAG
- the LOC131206660 gene encoding zinc finger protein 286A-like translates to MSTSNPSKDPFSAETTPICRMCLSTDGALEPITSDERGAYLLQQIFASTQVEMKLLPEFPSYLCSACESLLDSLDKFRCLCVLKNEKVERFREVLDTTHLTVAEQTAKHPNIYQTDGVESVWIKSEVFAEDSEEDYQSSETLSNIEDTSNICDYYNRDDLFEAEEVSLDTLLKRESMDEQQVQSSETEHKHNILQMDPFNFNCKIQGEACMAGKAITYHNDSVSIKDQNHTSIGVSNSCITHGAEGSTLSQMNASAEEDSEYACRPSVSTVDEQQLLPSNEHRSPQQDITVAESPESPEHDSKIKTDAHRTKQNHHQCPHCPRTFAFAGFLKNHIHWHSGEEPFQCEVCGATFHSKRMLKSHAEIHNKDQEHKCPCCPQKFPEHTQLENHIKTHTGEKPFECNVCGKAFHDKSILVQHTRIHKKESTTSESVSTKVHQCPQCPKKFPTSFVLKIHIRTHTGEKPFQCNDCDFEDL, encoded by the exons ATGAGCACTTCTAACCCTTCTAAAGATCCATTTTCAGCCGA AACCACGCCTATATGTCGAATGTGCCTATCGACGGATGGCGCTTTGGAGCCCATAACTTCCGATGAACGAGGCGCATATCTTTTGCAACAAATATTCGCCAGTACGCAGGTTGAG ATGAAACTATTGCCCGAATTTCCATCGTATTTGTGTTCGGCCTGCGAATCACTTTTGGATTCTTTGGATAAATTTCGCTGCCTATGCGTCCTGAAGAATGAAAAAGTCGAACGATTTCGCGAAGTATTGGACACAACCCATTTGACCGTTGCCGAGCAAACTGCGAAACATCCGAACATATACCAAACTGATGGCGTTGAATCGGTGTGGATCAAAAGTGAGGTGTTCGCAGAAGATTCTGAAGAGGATTATCAGTCGAGTGAAACGCTTTCTAATATAGAAGATACAAGCAACATATGCGATTATTATAATCGTGACGATTTGTTTGAGGCGGAGGAAGTATCACTGGACACCCTTTTGAAACGAGAATCAATGGACGAGCAACAAGTACAAtcatcggaaacggaacataAGCATAACATTCTCCAAATGGATCCTTTCAACTTCAACTGTAAAATTCAAGGGGAAGCTTGTATGGCTGGGAAGGCCATTACGTATCATAACGACTCTGTATCAATTAAGGATCAAAACCACACGTCCATCGGGGTGTCCAATTCTTGTATCACGCATGGCGCCGAAGGCTCTACATTGAGTCAAATGAATGCTAGTGCTGAGGAGGATTCCGAATATGCTTGTCGTCCATCTGTCTCGACGGTTGACGAGCAGCAACTGCTGCCGTCGAATGAACACCGAAGTCCCCAACAAGATATCACCGTAGCAGAGTCTCCAGAGTCGCCAGAGCATGactcaaaaattaaaactgatGCTCACAGAACCAAGCAAAACCACCATCAGTGTCCGCACTGTCCGCGAACGTTCGCGTTTGCAGGTTTTCTAAAGAATCACATTCACTGGCACTCCGGTGAGGAGCCATTCCAGTGTGAGGTCTGTGGCGCAACGTTTCACTCGAAAAGAATGTTGAAGAGCCACGCTGAAATTCATAACAAGGACCAAGAACATAAATGTCCTTGTTGTCCACAAAAGTTCCCAGAGCATACTCAACTAGAGAATCACATTAAGACACACACCGGTGAGAAGCCCTTCGAGTGTAATGTCTGTGGCAAAGCGTTCCATGACAAAAGCATTCTGGTACAGCACACTAGAATTCACAAGAAAGAATCAACAACATCAGAATCAGTGTCTACAAAAGTCCATCAATGTCCTCAGTGTCCTAAAAAGTTCCCGACGTCATTTGTACTAAAGATTCACATAAGGacgcacaccggcgaaaagccattccagtgtaaCGACTGTG ACTTCGAGGACCTTTAA
- the LOC131205463 gene encoding H/ACA ribonucleoprotein complex subunit 4, translating to MEVDMPSPIKKEKKKKKIKQEPDAEEIENLGELQKSGDFQLKPSEAISRLDTSKWPLLLKNFDRLNVRTNHYTPLPFGSSPLNRKIKDYVSAGFINLDKPSNPSSHEVVAWIKKILKVDKTGHSGTLDPKTSGCLIVCIDRTTRLAKSQQSAGKEYVAIFKLHSAVEKVAKVTQGLEKLRGALFQRPPLISAVKRQLRVRTVYESKLLDYDDQRNMGVFWVSCEAGSYIRTMCVHLGLVLGVGGQMLELRRSRSGIQSEKDGMVTMHDVIDAQYLYENHKDESMLRRVIKPLEGLLVGHKRIIMKDSSVNAVCYGAKILLPGVLRYEDGIELDQEIVIVTSKGEAVALAIALMTTATMASCDHGVVAKIKRVIMERDTYPRKWGLGPKASMKKQLIAAGKLDKYGKPNENTPKEWLTGYTDFNRTANGNSVTADDLSGGKRKLSVGDTSADNAALSEAADDGSEQKKKKKKKQKKDAEEAGDAVDQTFSGEADGEEESKKEKKKKKKDKKDRPEGDE from the exons ATGGAAGTGG ATATGCCTTCCCCAAttaagaaggagaaaaagaagaagaagatcaaGCAGGAACCCGACGCGGAAGAGATTGAAAACTTGGGAGAGCTGCAGAAGTCCGGCGACTTTCAGTTAAAACCCTCGGAGGCGATTTCCCGTCTGGATACGTCCAAGTGGCCCCTTTTGTTGAAAAACTTTGACCGCCTGAACGTGCGCACCAACCACTACACCCCGCTGCCGTTTGGATCTTCGCCGCTGAATCGTAAAATAAAGGACTACGTCAGTGCCGGTTTTATCAACTTGGACAAACCGTCCAATCCGAGCTCGCACGAGGTTGTGGCGTGGATTAAGAAGATTCTGAAGGTCGACAAAACGGGCCATTCGGGAACGCTCGACCCGAAGACTAGTGGTTGTCTGATCGTTTGCATCGACCGCACGACTCGCTTGGCTAAAAGCCAGCAAAGTGCCGGCAAGGAGTACGTGGCCATTTTTAAGCTTCATTCGGCCGTAGAGAAGGTCGCCAAAGTAACGCAGGGGTTAGAGAAACTGCGCGGTGCACTATTTCAACGGCCCCCGTTAATATCCGCGGTAAAGCGTCAGCTACGCGTGCGAACCGTGTACGAGTCGAAGCTGCTGGACTACGATGACCAGCGCAACATGGGTGTGTTTTGGGTCAGTTGTGAAGCTGGTTCGTACATTCGAACGATGTGCGTCCATCTGGGACTGGTTCTTGGCGTCGGTGGTCAGATGCTGGAACTGCGGCGCTCCCGTTCCGGCATTCAGTCCGAAAAGGACGGCATGGTAACGATGCACGACGTGATCGACGCGCAGTACTTGTACGAAAACCACAAAGACGAGTCGATGCTGCGTCGGGTGATAAAACCCCTGGAAGGACTGCTTGTGGGCCACAAACGCATCATCATGAAAGACAGTTCGGTGAATGCGGTTTGCTATGGAGCAAAGATCTTACTGCCGGGCGTACTACGCTACGAGGATGGAATAGAGCTTGATCAAGAGATTGTGATCGTTACCTCGAAGGGCGAAGCCGTGGCACTGGCCATCGCCCTCATGACCACGGCCACAATGGCCAGCTGCGATCATGGCGTCGTAGCGAAGATTAAACGCGTAATTATGGAACGCGATACCTATCCCCGTAAGTGGGGTTTGGGACCGAAAGCATCGATGAAGAAGCAACTCATCGCTGCCGGAAAGCTGGACAAATACGGCAAGCCGAACGAGAACACTCCCAAGGAGTGGCTCACCGGCTACACTGACTTCAATCGAACAGCCAACGGTAACAGCGTCACGGCCGACGACCTGTCCGGTGGGAAGCGGAAACTAAGTGTCGGTGATACATCCGCTGATAACGCGGCGCTCTCCGAAGCTGCCGATGACGGCagcgagcaaaagaaaaagaaaaagaagaagcaaaagaaagacgCCGAAGAGGCCGGTGACGCAGTGGACCAAACGTTTTCCGGGGAAGCCGATGGCGAAGAGGagtcgaaaaaagaaaaaaagaaaaagaagaaggacaAAAAGGATCGTCCAGAAGGGGACGAGTAG